A region of the Mycobacterium sp. NBC_00419 genome:
TCGAATAGTGTTGCTGTACAGCGGCTTCTACCGGTAGACGCCTTTATTGACGAACGTTGCAATAAATGGGCCTCGAATGCGAGATGGTTTGCTCTGCGAACTAACCCGGGTCCGGGTGGACGACAACGGTGGTACCGCGGCCCCGCGGGGCCCGTCGAGTGCGGCCAAAGCTACTCCAGTTGGCAGTGGAGTCGGGATAATCGACAGAGCTAGGGCGACTACGCCAGGGCGGGAACAGGCTCAGCGAGGAGCGTACGACTCATGTCCATCATCGAAGCGGACCCAGTGACCCAGTCGGGATTCGACGAGGAGGTCGCCAGCACGCAGCGGTATTTCGACAGCCCGCGGTTCGAGGGCATCACCCGGCTCTACACCGCCCGGCAGGTCGTCGAGCAGCGCGGCACGATCCCGGTCGAATACTCGGTGGCACGCGAGGCGTCCACCGCTTTCCACGCCCGGCTGCGCGAACTGTTCGGCCAGAAGAAGAGCATCACGACCTTCGGCCCGTACTCGCCCGGGCAGGCCGTGACCATGAAGCGCATGGGGATCGAGGGCATCTATCTGGGCGGCTGGGCGACATCAGCCAAGGGCTCGGTCACCGAGGACCCGGGACCCGACCTCGCCAGCTATCCGCTCAGCCAGGTCCCCGACGAGGCGGCCGGCCTGGTGCGCGCGCTGCTGACCGCCGACCGCAATCAGCATTACCTGCGGCTGCAGATGACCGAGGAACAGCGGGCTGCCACGCCTGCGGTCGACTACCGGCCGTTCATCATCGCCGACGCCGACACCGGCCACGGTGGAGATCCGCACGTCCGCAACCTGATCCGCCGCTTCGTCGAGGCCGGGGTGTCCGGGTACCACATCGAAGATCAACGGCCCGGCACCAAGAAGTGCGGCCATCAGGGCGGCAAGGTTCTGGTCCCGTCCGATGAGCAGATCAAGCGCCTCAACACCGCCCGGTTCCAGCTCGACATCATGCGGGTGCCCGGCATCATCGTGGCCCGCACCGACGCCGAGGCGGCCAACCTCGTGGAGAGCCGCTCCGACGAGCGCGACCAGCCGTTCCTGCTCGGCGCCACCAATCTCAAGATCCCGCCCTACAAGGCGTGTTTCCTGGCGATGGTGCGCCGCTTCTACACCTCCGGCGTCACCGAGCTCAACGGCCACCTGCTCTACGCGCTGCCCGAGGGCGAGTATGCCGTCGCCGATGCCTGGCTCGACCGGCACGGCATCACCGCCGCCATCACCGAGGCGGCCGCCGCGTGGCAGGACGGCCGCGCACAGTTCCTCGATCCGCTGTTCGACAAGGTCGAGTCCACGTTCGTCGAAGCCTGGCAGGACGACGCCGGGCTGGAGACCTACGGCGACGCCGTGGCCGAGTTGCTGAAGTTCCGCGAAAGCGAGGGCGAGCAGCTGGAGATGAGCGTGGCGGACTGGAACACCTTCGCCAAGACCGCATCGCTGTACGCCGCGCGGGAGAAGGCCCGCACGCTCGGGGTCGACGCCGCCTGGGACTGCGAGCGCGCCAAGACACCGGAGGGCTACTACCAGGTGCGTGGCGGTATCCCCTACGCGATCGCGAAATCCCTTGCCGCGGCACCGTTTGCGGACCTGCTGTGGATGGAGACCAAGACCGCCGACCTTGCCGACGCCAAGCAGTTCGCCGACGCCGTGCATGCCGTCTACCCGGACAAGATGCTGGCCTACAATCTGTCCCCCTCGTTCAACTGGGACACCACCGGGATGAGCGACGAGGAGATGCGGGCCTTCCCCGAGGAAATCGGCAAGATGGGCTTCGTCTTCAACTTCATGACCTACGGCGGTCACCAGATCGACGGTGTCGCGGCCGAGGAGTTCGCCACCGCACTTCGCCAGGACGGCATGCTGGCCCTGGCCCGGCTGCAGCGTAAAATGCGCCTGGTCGAATCTCCTTACCGCACACCGCAGACGCTGGTGGGCGGTCCGCGCAGCGACGCCGCACTCGCCGCGTCGTCGGGTCGCACCGCCACCACCAAGGCGATGGGGGCGGGCTCCACGCAGCACCAGCATCTGGTGCAGACCGAGGTGCCCAAGAAGCTCCTCGAGGACTGGCTGGGACTCTGGAGCGAGCACTACGACCTCGGCGAGAAGCTGCGGGTGACCCTGCGGCCCCGCCGCGCGGGTTCCGATGTCCTCGAGTTGGGCATCTACGGCGCCGACGACGGCGAGAAGCTGGCCGACGTGGTCTTCGACCCGATCAAGGACCGGCACGGCCGCAGCATCCTGCAGGTCCGCGACCAGAACACCTACGCCGAGAAGTTGCGGCAAAAGCGGCTGATGACGGTGATCCATCTCTGGATGGTGCACCGGTTCAAGGCCGACGCCGTCTACTACGTCACGCCCACCGAGGACAACGTCTATCAGGCCGACAAGATGAAGGCCCACGGCATCTTCACCGACGTGCACAAGGACGTCGGCGAGATCCTGGTGGCCGACGTCAACCAGGATCGCATCGCCGAGCTGCTCGAGCCCGACCGGGCGGCACTCAAGCGGCTGATCACCAAGGCGGACTGAGCTGCCCTGGGGCGCCGTCGGCGTCAACCTGCTGCTGTGTGCTCTGGTCGTCGCGGTGTACTTCGCCGCGATCATGGCCGTGTCGATCAGGGTGCGCAACCAGTCGATCGTCGACATCTTCTGGGGTCCGGGCTTTGTCGTGGTGGCCGCGGTCAGCTACCTGGCCTCCCGGCAGGCCGGCGGCGACGATGTCCGTCGCCTCGTCGTGCTCGTCCTCACGGCGATCTGGGGACTTCGCCTCGGGTTGCACATCGGGGTGCGCAATATCGGCCACGGTGAGGACCCTCGCTACGTCGCCATCATGAGCCATCGGTCCGGGTCGATCGTCGGGTTCGTCGCCCGCAAGATCTACCTCCCGCAAGCCGTGATCCTGTTCGTCGTGTCGCTGCCCGTCCAGTTCGCGATGTATCAACACGCGCCACTGGGAGTCGTTGGTGCGCTGGGTATCACGGTGTGGCTGGTCGGTTTCCTCTTCGAGGCGCTCGGCGATCTTCAGCTGAGCCGATTCAAGAGGGATCCGGCCAACGCCGGGCAGATCATGGACCGCGGTCTGTGGGCGTGGACGCGGCACCCGAACTACTTCGGCGACGTCTGCGTGTGGGTGGGCCTGTGGTTGCTCGCCTTCGGGCATCCGGGCGGCCTGCTCGCCGCGGTCTCCCCGCTGTTGATGGGGTTCTTCCTGGTGCGGGTCAGCGGTAAGGCGCTGCTGGAGAAGAACATGCGCCGAAGCCGCGGACCGGCCTATGACGCGTACGTGGCGCGAACCAGTGGCTTCTTCCCGCGCCCGCCGCGGCGGAGCTGACCGTCTAGCAGTGGGCCAGCACGTCGATCATGGCCGCCTTCTCCTTGGCCGCCACCCACAGTCCGTACGCGGTCTTGACGGCGACCTGGCGGGCGACGAAATCACAGCGGAACGCGGCATTCGGCGGAAGCCACGAGGCGGCGTCGCGAAATGCCTTGTCGAAGTTGGCCTTCGGGCTCACCGCGAGAAGATTGCGCGGATCGTTGGCGAAGTCGAGCCGGCGCTGCGGATCCCAGCCGCGGGCGCCTTTGTACCAGGCGTCGGCCAGCGCGACGACGTGGTCGATCTCGATGGTGTTGGAGGTATCGGGGCCGCGGACGAAGTCGATGGTGGCACCGGTGTAGGGGTCGCGCAGGACGCCGGTCTGCGCGTAGCAGGTGCCGGGTCGAACGACGAGGTTGGTCAGGTCGCGGCGCAGGATGTCATCGCGCGTGTTGCACCCGTTGCGGCCGAACTCGACATCGACGTCGTCGCTCCAGGCCTTACCGAAACGCCAGCGCTGGAAGTCCTGCGTGCGGTCCCACCCTTTGACGGGCAGTGCGGCGAGTTGGGCGCGGGCCTGGTCGAATCGCGGGGTGGGACCGTCCGCCGAGGCCACCGGAGCCGTTGGCTGCGCACTGCGCGAGGTCGTCGGGGTCCACGTCGGTGAGGGTCCGGAGTGGCGGTTGTCGGCCTGCTGCCGATCCCAGAGCACCAGTCCCAGAACCGCGGCCACCACGAGCACGGCGAGCACCGCGAAGCCTCCGCGCCGGCGGCGCTTAGACGTCACGGCCGTCGTCGAGGTAGGCCACGATGGCGTTTGTCAGGCCGCGGCGCGCCTCGTCGAGGTCGGCATAAGTGCCAAGCTGTTTCTCGGAGGCGATGCCACGCATCGCACCGGGGATCAGGGTGGCCACCTCACGGACCCGCTGCGGGTCGACGTGAAGATCGGCGAACGCCTTCTGGCAGGTTTCCAGCCAGCTCTGGCGCCAGGAGATCAACTCCGCCGCGGTCTGCGGATAGAGACGCTCGAGTTCGGTGTTCTCGCTGGGCAATACGGCGCGAAGATTCTCGATGGCCCGCGAATCACGGTTGGTCAGCCCGTCATAGAGGGTGTCGATGATCCGGGACACCCGCTCGCGCAGACTGGCCGGCCGGTCCGGCGGCGTGAATAGGTTCGCGCGCCGCTCGGCGGTGTGGCGCAGCATGGCAGCCCAGAACCCGTCGGTGTCGCCGAACTGGTACTGCACGGTGCCCCACGTCGCGCCGATCTCCTTGGCGATGCGGTTGGCCGACACCGCACCGGGGTCACCGGATGCCAGCGCGGTCAGGGCCGCCTCGAGCAGGTTCTCGCGCGTCGCCGAACCTCGCCGGTTCGGCCGCCGCCGTGCGCTGTCCGCCTCCGCCACCCCTGGATCGTAGCGGCCGCGCATGTTTCATTGACACCTCTATGAACAATTCCTAGACTCGCCGACATGCCCAAGCCCGCCCTGCCGATGAAGCCCACCGGCTGGTTTCAGGTCGCCTGGTCGGATGAGATCGCTGTCGGCGACGTGCACCGGATGACCTACTTCGACGCCGACTTGGTGGCCTGGCGCGCCGAGTCCGGGGCGGTCACCGTGATGGACGCATACTGCGAGCATCTCGGCGCCCATCTCGGCCACGGCGGCACGGTTGTCGGCGAGGTCATCCAGTGCCCGTTTCACGGCTGGCAGTGGAACAGCGAGGGTCGCAACGTCTGCATCCCCTACGAGGACCGGCCCAACCGCGGTCGGCGCATCCGCACCTACCCCGTCGTCGAGCGCAATTCGTCGATCTACATCTGGCATGACACGCAGGGCCGCGAGCCCTACTTCGAGGTGGCCGACATCTTCGCCGATTTCGGTGACGACAGCACCGCCGCCGACTACTACCCACAGGCGCGACTGTTTCGCGCCCGGCTGCAGATCCACCCGCAGTACGTTCTCGAAAACGGCGTCGACTTCGCGCATTTCAAGTACGTCCACCAGACGCCGATCGTGCCGCTGTTCACCCGGCACGACTTCGACGGGCCGGTGTCCTATGTCGATTTCACGATCACGTTCGAAGGCGACGAGGGCCAGATCATCGACGACGTCAACAGCGGCGTGGAGGCCATCAACGCCGGCCTGGGCATCGCGGTGACCAAGAGCTGGGGCATGGTCGACAACCGCACCATCTCGGCGATCACCCCGGTCGACGACTACACCTCCGACATCCGGTTCATGGTCTACATCGGCCGAGTGCCAGGCGAGGACAGCGCGAAAGCCGAACGCAAGGCCGGCGAATTCGCCCAGATGGTGATCGACCAGTTCGCCGCCGACATCGAGATCTGGCGCCACCAGCGCTACACCCTGCGGCCGGCCCTGGCCACCTCCGAATACGACGGCTTCACCGCGTTCCGTACGTGGGCCAATCAGTTCTATCCCGAGACCCCGGTCCAGCTGCACTCCGTTGCGGCCGAACAACTTTGAGGAGAAACACCATGACCGCCAAGAAACCGATCCGGGTGTTCCAGGTGGCGACCGGCAACGTCGGGTCCGAGATGATCAGGCGGATGGCGCACCGATCGGATCTGCAGCTGGTCGGGCTGCATTGTTATACCCCCGACAAGATCGGCCGAGACGCCGGTGAGATCGTCGGCCTGCCGCCGATCGGCGTGATCGCGACGGGTTCGGTCGAGGAGATCATCGCCGCCAAGCCCGACGTGCTCACCTTTCACGGAGTGTTCCCCGACGAGGATCTGTATGTGACGGTGCTCGAGGCCGGGATCAACATCGTCACCACGGCCGACTGGATCACCGGGTGGCACCGGGACCGCAACCACCCGCACCCCTCCGGCAAGCTGGTGAGCCAACTGCTCCAAGAGGCTTGCGAGAAGGGCGGTTCGACGTTCTACGGCACCGGCATGAACCCGGGCGTCAACCAGATTCTCGGGGTGGTCTGCTCGTCGGACGTCGCCGAGATCGAGAACGTCACCACGATCGAGTCGGTCGACGTGTCCTGCCACCACTCCAAGGACACCTGGATCGAGGTTGGATACGGCCAGCCCGTCGACGACCCGAGCATTCCGGCCAAGCTGGAGAAGTACACCCGCGTCTTCGCCGACAGCGTGCTGATGATGGCCGACTGCTTCGACGTCCAACTCGACGAGGTGACCTTCTCCTACGAGCTGGGTGCGTGCACCAAGGACGTCGATCTCGGGTGGTACCAGCTGCCGAAGGGATCGCTGGGCGGCAACTACATCAAGTACCAGGGCCTGGTCGACGGAGTTCCTCGCGTCGAGACGCACCTGGAGTGGCAGATGACCCCGCACACCGATCCCAGCTGGGACATCAAAGGCTGCTACATCACCCAGATCAAGGGCGACCCGTGCATCTACAACAAGCACATGATCTTCCCGAAGCCCGGCGTCGATCTGTCCGATCCGGATTCGTTCGCCTCGATCGGGATGACGGTCACCGGGCTGCCCGCCCTCAATGCCATCGCCTCCGTGGTGGCGGCCCGGCCCGGGCTGATCACGAGTGCGGATCTGCCGTTGCGTGGGTTCGCCGGCCGGTTCAAAAAATAAGACCGCCGGTCTCGAGCCCGCTGGCAGCTCCTGAGAGCGAACTGAAACGCCGACAGTATCGCTCCGGATTCGTTTTGGTGAACGCAGGATGAACGCCCAGTTCAGGGCTTGATTCGCGGCGCCGGGGCGGTGTGTTCGGCGGGTCGGCTTGGCCGCGGGGCAGCAACACCTGACGCTCCCGCGGCCGTCCTTAGGGCCGGCGCGGCGGGGTACCGAAGATAGCGAAGGGCGCTAAAGCGCCATAACGGGGCAGGTAAAGTGCCCCGCGTGGGGAAACACCGGTTAGCCAAGCCGCGGCGCCGCTGGTCGATTGCCGGCGTCGCCCTGGCCGCTCTTCCGGTCGCTGCGCTGCTGTCCGCGAGCACCGTCACCGTCCCCGCGTCGGGCACCTCTTCGTCGCGCCCGGCCAGCTCCGGCGTCGAGCTGGTGGCCGCCGCCCCGCTCGATATCCCGGCAGCGCCGGTGGCCGCCCACTACATCGTCATGTCAGCAGCCGACGTCGCTGCCAGCCGCAGCGCGGTGAACCGTCGCGTGCTGCCGGTCGGGATCTGCAACGAGAAGGGCCTGCAGGTCAAGACCATCCTCGCCGAGCGCCTCGTCAGTTCGTACTTCCCCGAGATCACGAACATCGGCGGGGTGCGGGCAGATGCGCTCAAGTGGCATCCCAACGGCTTGGCGATCGACGTGATGATCCCGAACTATCAGACGCCGGCCGGCAAGGAACTCGGTGACGAGATCGCCGCGTTCGCACTGGCCAACGCCGACCGGCTGTCGCTGAACCACGTGATCTGGCGGCGAGTGATGTACTCGCACAACGGTGCCCCCAGGCTGATGGGCAACTACGGTTCCGACGACGCCAACCACTACACACACGTTCACATCGCCACCGACGGCGGCGGCTACCCCACCGGCAACGAGATCTACGTCGGCTGAGATCACGGTGAACAGACATTCCCGCCCGCTGACGACGCTGGCCACGCTGCTGGTCTGCTGCGCACTCGCCACGCCCACGGCGTACGCCGACACCCCGTTCTGGGGCGGCTGGTACAAGATCACGTTCCACACCGACCAGAAGTCCGGCACGAGTATCGCTGCCACACAACAGGAGACGCCCTACACCGCCTGGTACAAGATGACCACCGACTGCTCCGGTGCTACCTGCGTGGCGTCGGTGCTCGACGGCCCGACCCCCAAGGACAACGTGGTGCAGTCGGTGAAGTTCGACTGGACGGGGTCGCAGTGGTCACGGTCCAACAGTTGGCGCTGGGACTGCCTGCTGCCCGACGGCACGATCACCTACGACCCGGCGAATTCGGTGACCACTTACGCACCGCAGTCCGACGGCTCGCTGGCGGGCACCTTCACGACCACCATCGACAGCGGCGCCTGCCAGGGTACGGTCACCATCCCGCTGACAGCCGTTGCGGGACAACCCTAGAAGCCGACTGCGGAACAGCGCGCGGAGCCCTAGGGTGCGAAACGTGAATCGTGTAGACCGGTTTTTCGAGGTGTCGGCGCGCGGGTCGACGATGGGTGCCGAGATACGCGGCGGGATCGTCACATTCATCGCGATGGCCTACATCATCGTGCTGAACCCGATCATCCTCTCGAGTGCCCCCGACGTCGCAGGCAACGAGCTCCAGTTCGGTCAGGTGTCGGCCACCACCGCACTGGCCGCCGGAGTGATGACGATCCTGTTCGGCGTGCTCGCCCGGCTTCCGTTCGCCTTCGCCGCCGGGCTGGGCATCAATTCGTTCCTGGCGACGACAGTCGTCGGCACCCTAACCTGGCCCGAGGCGATGGGACTGGTGGTCATCAACGGGGTGATCATCGTGGTGCTCGCCGCCACCGGGCTTCGGCGGATGGTGTTCGACGCCGTTCCGATGCAACTCAAGCTGGCGATCACCGCCGGCATCGGGTTGTTCATCCTGTTCATCGGACTCGTCGACTCGGGGTTCATCCAGTCGACCGGCCTGCCCTCTCCCCCAGTGGGTCTCGGCGGCGGCGGCCACGGCTCGATCAGCACCGTCCCGACGCTGGTCTTCATCTTCACCCTGCTGCTCACCGGAATCCTGGTCGTGCGCCGGGTCCGCGGCGGAATCCTCATCGGCCTGGTGATCGGCACCCTGGTGGCCATGGCCATCGAGGCGATCTGGCATCTGGGCTCGGCGGTGCAAAACCCCGGCGGATGGTCGCTGTCGGTGCCGGAATTGTCCGGATCGCCGTTCGCGCTGCCCGACCTGTCACTGGTCGGCGCGTTCAGCTTCGAAAGTTTCAGCCGCATCGGTGTTCTCGCCGCGACCATGCTGGTGTTCACATTGGTGTTCGCCAACTTCTTCGATGCGATGGGGACGTTCACCGGCCTGTCGCGCGAGGCCGGTGTCGCCGACGAGAACGGCGTCTTCCCCCGCCTGCGCACAGCGCTGATCGTCGAGGGCGCCGGAGCTATGGTCGGCGGCGCCACGTCGTCGTCGTCAAACACCGTGTTCATCGAGTCGGGCGCAGGCATCGAAGAGGGGGCCCGAACCGGTCTAGCCAACCTGGTGACCGGAGGACTGTTCCTGGCGGCCATGTTCGTCTCGCCGCTGGCCTCGATCGTCCCCAGCGAGGTCGCCGCCGCAGCACTGGTCATCGTCGGGACGATGATGTTCTCCCAGCTGCGCCACGTCGACGTCGCGGAGTTCTCGGTGGCGCTCCCGGTGGTCCTGACGGTGTCGGTGATGCCGTTCAGCT
Encoded here:
- the aceA gene encoding isocitrate lyase ICL2, producing MSIIEADPVTQSGFDEEVASTQRYFDSPRFEGITRLYTARQVVEQRGTIPVEYSVAREASTAFHARLRELFGQKKSITTFGPYSPGQAVTMKRMGIEGIYLGGWATSAKGSVTEDPGPDLASYPLSQVPDEAAGLVRALLTADRNQHYLRLQMTEEQRAATPAVDYRPFIIADADTGHGGDPHVRNLIRRFVEAGVSGYHIEDQRPGTKKCGHQGGKVLVPSDEQIKRLNTARFQLDIMRVPGIIVARTDAEAANLVESRSDERDQPFLLGATNLKIPPYKACFLAMVRRFYTSGVTELNGHLLYALPEGEYAVADAWLDRHGITAAITEAAAAWQDGRAQFLDPLFDKVESTFVEAWQDDAGLETYGDAVAELLKFRESEGEQLEMSVADWNTFAKTASLYAAREKARTLGVDAAWDCERAKTPEGYYQVRGGIPYAIAKSLAAAPFADLLWMETKTADLADAKQFADAVHAVYPDKMLAYNLSPSFNWDTTGMSDEEMRAFPEEIGKMGFVFNFMTYGGHQIDGVAAEEFATALRQDGMLALARLQRKMRLVESPYRTPQTLVGGPRSDAALAASSGRTATTKAMGAGSTQHQHLVQTEVPKKLLEDWLGLWSEHYDLGEKLRVTLRPRRAGSDVLELGIYGADDGEKLADVVFDPIKDRHGRSILQVRDQNTYAEKLRQKRLMTVIHLWMVHRFKADAVYYVTPTEDNVYQADKMKAHGIFTDVHKDVGEILVADVNQDRIAELLEPDRAALKRLITKAD
- a CDS encoding NCS2 family permease, which gives rise to MNRVDRFFEVSARGSTMGAEIRGGIVTFIAMAYIIVLNPIILSSAPDVAGNELQFGQVSATTALAAGVMTILFGVLARLPFAFAAGLGINSFLATTVVGTLTWPEAMGLVVINGVIIVVLAATGLRRMVFDAVPMQLKLAITAGIGLFILFIGLVDSGFIQSTGLPSPPVGLGGGGHGSISTVPTLVFIFTLLLTGILVVRRVRGGILIGLVIGTLVAMAIEAIWHLGSAVQNPGGWSLSVPELSGSPFALPDLSLVGAFSFESFSRIGVLAATMLVFTLVFANFFDAMGTFTGLSREAGVADENGVFPRLRTALIVEGAGAMVGGATSSSSNTVFIESGAGIEEGARTGLANLVTGGLFLAAMFVSPLASIVPSEVAAAALVIVGTMMFSQLRHVDVAEFSVALPVVLTVSVMPFSYSIANGIGVGFITWVVVRSAAGKAREISPLLWIVAAGFVVYFARDGISSVL
- a CDS encoding NAD(P)H-dependent amine dehydrogenase family protein, which produces MTAKKPIRVFQVATGNVGSEMIRRMAHRSDLQLVGLHCYTPDKIGRDAGEIVGLPPIGVIATGSVEEIIAAKPDVLTFHGVFPDEDLYVTVLEAGINIVTTADWITGWHRDRNHPHPSGKLVSQLLQEACEKGGSTFYGTGMNPGVNQILGVVCSSDVAEIENVTTIESVDVSCHHSKDTWIEVGYGQPVDDPSIPAKLEKYTRVFADSVLMMADCFDVQLDEVTFSYELGACTKDVDLGWYQLPKGSLGGNYIKYQGLVDGVPRVETHLEWQMTPHTDPSWDIKGCYITQIKGDPCIYNKHMIFPKPGVDLSDPDSFASIGMTVTGLPALNAIASVVAARPGLITSADLPLRGFAGRFKK
- a CDS encoding TetR/AcrR family transcriptional regulator; translation: MAEADSARRRPNRRGSATRENLLEAALTALASGDPGAVSANRIAKEIGATWGTVQYQFGDTDGFWAAMLRHTAERRANLFTPPDRPASLRERVSRIIDTLYDGLTNRDSRAIENLRAVLPSENTELERLYPQTAAELISWRQSWLETCQKAFADLHVDPQRVREVATLIPGAMRGIASEKQLGTYADLDEARRGLTNAIVAYLDDGRDV
- a CDS encoding DUF1295 domain-containing protein, with protein sequence MYFAAIMAVSIRVRNQSIVDIFWGPGFVVVAAVSYLASRQAGGDDVRRLVVLVLTAIWGLRLGLHIGVRNIGHGEDPRYVAIMSHRSGSIVGFVARKIYLPQAVILFVVSLPVQFAMYQHAPLGVVGALGITVWLVGFLFEALGDLQLSRFKRDPANAGQIMDRGLWAWTRHPNYFGDVCVWVGLWLLAFGHPGGLLAAVSPLLMGFFLVRVSGKALLEKNMRRSRGPAYDAYVARTSGFFPRPPRRS
- a CDS encoding HNH endonuclease family protein; translated protein: MTSKRRRRGGFAVLAVLVVAAVLGLVLWDRQQADNRHSGPSPTWTPTTSRSAQPTAPVASADGPTPRFDQARAQLAALPVKGWDRTQDFQRWRFGKAWSDDVDVEFGRNGCNTRDDILRRDLTNLVVRPGTCYAQTGVLRDPYTGATIDFVRGPDTSNTIEIDHVVALADAWYKGARGWDPQRRLDFANDPRNLLAVSPKANFDKAFRDAASWLPPNAAFRCDFVARQVAVKTAYGLWVAAKEKAAMIDVLAHC
- a CDS encoding Rieske 2Fe-2S domain-containing protein; protein product: MPKPALPMKPTGWFQVAWSDEIAVGDVHRMTYFDADLVAWRAESGAVTVMDAYCEHLGAHLGHGGTVVGEVIQCPFHGWQWNSEGRNVCIPYEDRPNRGRRIRTYPVVERNSSIYIWHDTQGREPYFEVADIFADFGDDSTAADYYPQARLFRARLQIHPQYVLENGVDFAHFKYVHQTPIVPLFTRHDFDGPVSYVDFTITFEGDEGQIIDDVNSGVEAINAGLGIAVTKSWGMVDNRTISAITPVDDYTSDIRFMVYIGRVPGEDSAKAERKAGEFAQMVIDQFAADIEIWRHQRYTLRPALATSEYDGFTAFRTWANQFYPETPVQLHSVAAEQL